From a region of the Arachis ipaensis cultivar K30076 chromosome B09, Araip1.1, whole genome shotgun sequence genome:
- the LOC107616254 gene encoding uncharacterized protein LOC107616254, whose amino-acid sequence MVRILHTWKKNNDLVPTHETQSPASPSFIFEDDVSKFVFQMEAPQEATTSTDTEDEEGLKSIERKQSESLEVNEEDDEAHKLKEMDDQQLRQIKGKKKMVTYDIDKLQMYSEDEFLNKHYEKTSYFPCRLQPEEDTLDILTMIVKEKRGMIRSTRKMLKQMGRELKNSEDRLSTVEKKLRKSKCSSSTSSSLMS is encoded by the exons ATGGTGAGAATCTTGCACACTTGGAAGAAAAACAACGATCTAGTACCAACTCATGAAACACAAAGCCCCGCATCACCATCCTTCATCTTTGAAGATGATGTATCTAAGTTTGTTTTCCAAATGGAAGCACCACAAGAAGCCACTACAAGTACAGACACTGAAGATGAAGAAGGtctaaaatcaatagaaagaaaaCAATCTGAATCTCTCGAG GTtaatgaagaagatgatgaagctcATAAGCTAAAGGAAATGGATGATCAACAACTCCGACAAATCAAAGGTAAGAAAAAGATGGTAACATATGACATTGATAAGTTACAAATGTACTCAGAAGATGAGTTCCTTAACAAACACTATGAGAAAACATCATATTTTCCATGTCGCCTCCAACCTGAAGAGGATACATTGGATATACTCACAATGATTGTAAAAGAGAAACGAGGGATGATACGATCCACGCGCAAAATGCTCAAACAAATGGGGCGCGAGCTTAAGAACAGTGAAGATAGGTTGAGCACCGTTGAAAAGAAGCTTCGAAAATCTAAGTGCTCCTCATCTACCTCTAGTTCACTTATGTCCTAA